From the genome of Sulfurovum riftiae, one region includes:
- a CDS encoding chloride channel protein, translated as MIRKHITEQTAIFFSVTKWVFLSSVVGITIGAVVTLFLNILKYSEVSRSLLPFDFYYLLPLALVLTVWLVNTFAPSAEGHGTEKVIAAVHKQDGKIDISVIPVKLLATVISIFAGASVGKEGPGAQIGAGVASALSELFRFSKQDRKKLVICGISAGFATVFGTPVAGAIFGVEVLIIGVILYDVLLPSFIAGFAAFTTAQFLGIEYTYYNLHFYQNISLDMVLIAKVILAALFFGFVSDLVITSVTLTAKAIKSIKFNVYIKAFGGGLLIVVLTLIFGENYIGLGLDVISNAINPDPFYPADIHWYTFLLKTVFTSLSLGSGGSGGIITPIFYIGATSGYSFGTLFSPEHVVLFSALGFVSVLSATTNTPIASTIMAVELFGIDIAHYAALGAVISFLISGHRSIFSSQILAMKKSEMLSVKIGEEVENITADLEDTEKSKLDRLKDRLHIKRENLKSRRRSKKEDK; from the coding sequence ATGATACGAAAACATATTACAGAACAGACGGCCATCTTCTTCAGTGTCACCAAATGGGTATTTTTATCTTCTGTCGTCGGTATCACTATTGGTGCGGTCGTAACACTTTTTTTAAATATACTGAAATATTCGGAAGTATCACGTTCGCTTCTTCCTTTTGATTTCTATTATCTTCTTCCTCTTGCTCTTGTTCTGACGGTCTGGCTGGTTAATACCTTTGCCCCGAGTGCAGAAGGACACGGTACTGAAAAAGTGATTGCTGCTGTTCATAAACAGGATGGAAAGATCGATATCTCCGTCATACCCGTCAAACTGCTGGCAACTGTCATCAGTATCTTTGCCGGTGCCTCTGTCGGTAAGGAAGGTCCCGGTGCGCAGATCGGTGCAGGTGTCGCTTCTGCACTCTCGGAACTTTTCAGGTTTAGCAAGCAGGATAGAAAGAAACTGGTCATCTGCGGTATAAGTGCCGGTTTTGCCACTGTTTTTGGTACCCCTGTAGCAGGGGCTATCTTTGGTGTAGAAGTACTGATCATCGGTGTTATCCTCTATGATGTCCTGCTCCCCTCTTTCATCGCAGGATTCGCTGCATTCACAACAGCACAGTTTCTCGGTATTGAATACACATACTATAACCTTCACTTTTATCAAAATATCTCACTCGATATGGTTCTCATCGCAAAAGTAATACTTGCTGCACTCTTTTTTGGCTTCGTATCCGATCTTGTCATCACCTCGGTAACCCTTACGGCAAAAGCGATCAAAAGTATCAAATTTAATGTCTATATCAAAGCCTTTGGCGGCGGTCTGTTGATAGTGGTCCTCACCCTGATATTCGGTGAAAACTATATCGGATTGGGACTGGATGTCATCAGTAATGCCATCAATCCGGACCCGTTCTACCCAGCAGATATACACTGGTACACCTTTTTACTCAAAACCGTGTTTACCTCCCTATCGCTCGGTTCGGGAGGAAGCGGCGGTATCATTACCCCTATTTTCTACATCGGCGCAACCAGCGGCTACAGTTTTGGAACATTGTTCTCCCCGGAACACGTGGTTCTCTTTTCGGCATTGGGTTTTGTCAGTGTACTCTCCGCCACCACCAATACACCGATCGCTTCGACCATTATGGCAGTAGAACTTTTCGGGATCGATATTGCCCATTATGCGGCATTGGGAGCGGTTATCAGCTTTTTGATCTCCGGCCACAGAAGTATTTTCTCTTCACAGATCCTTGCCATGAAAAAATCAGAAATGCTTTCAGTAAAGATCGGTGAAGAGGTAGAGAACATCACTGCCGATCTTGAAGATACGGAAAAAAGTAAACTCGACCGCCTCAAAGACCGTCTTCATATTAAACGTGAGAATCTGAAAAGCCGCAGACGCAGCAAAAAAGAAGACAAATGA
- a CDS encoding efflux RND transporter permease subunit: protein MIEKLIAFSVKNRFLVLMATLFIIMGSIWSMRNTPLDALPDLSPPQVIVQVTWKGQSPEIIEDQGTYPLVSQFLAISNIETVRGFSTYENALIYIIFKEDTDLYWARSRVLEQLASIQSQLPDDMEVTLGPDASGVGWAYEYALTSKTKTLEELRTLQDYYYKYALMGVDGVSEVATIGGFIPTYQITVNNDALVQYNLSIKDVARTLKENNNDTGGRIVIQNGYEWMVQAKGYIKDLDEIRDLVITTKGGVPLTLGDIGRVEKVPAARRGMADLNGEGEVVGGIVMLRYGEDVYSALGHIKAKMKELKVEGVDVVTTYDRSELIGKAVDTLKGTLIEESIIVVIIIGLFLMHLRSSLIVLIVLPLTIGLTFLLMKLFGIGSNIMSLGGIAIAIGAMVDASIVMIENAHKAIHKEEKRRERSLTDKERIAAIVSASQVVGRPIFFALALVVVSFLPIFALSGQEGLLFSPLAFTKTFAMTAGALLAVTLVPVLMIYFVKGRIIPESKNPLNRFFIWLYHPILVYGLKLKYLVIGIAAALLLLAVPLYQQLNWEFMPMLDEQTVMYMPVTPYGISVDQSKALTQKTDKIIKSFPEVATVFGKGGRANSATDPAPLGMIETIITFKPKDQWREGMTTEKLMGEMDKALQIPGLVNSWTYPIRGRIDMLLSGIRTPLGIKLYGKDAKGLQEVAQHIESTLRDLKSTQSVISDQASAGFFIDINIDTEALKRYNISKSVILDYTSAAIGGKKITTMYKGLERYPIALRFEEEERRNLDEIRNIQVKTPLGFVPLSTFVKVEYRQSASVIKSEMATPVTFIYITPQIGMSVVTYKEEAIKALEKLKLPAGYYIEWAGQSEYLESAMKKIVWIIPTVLLVILVLIYFALGSMVPTLIVFFTLPFALLGGFFYVDILGFNMSIAIIVGFLALLGVAAETAIVMIVYLKEAVEETQAKLGERFDLNALNAAIYEGAVQRVRPKLMTVFAILAGLLPIMYTHGVGSEVMQRIAAPMIGGVVSSAVLSLLLIPIFYEMYEKYKLKKK from the coding sequence ATGATTGAAAAACTGATAGCATTTAGTGTCAAAAACCGTTTTCTGGTCCTTATGGCCACCCTGTTCATCATCATGGGGTCCATCTGGTCCATGAGGAATACGCCTCTCGATGCTCTGCCGGACCTTTCACCGCCACAGGTGATCGTACAGGTCACATGGAAAGGACAGAGCCCCGAGATCATCGAAGATCAGGGAACCTACCCGCTGGTCTCACAGTTCCTTGCCATTTCCAATATTGAGACGGTCCGTGGCTTCTCTACCTATGAGAATGCCCTCATCTACATCATCTTCAAAGAAGATACAGACCTCTACTGGGCACGATCACGTGTACTGGAGCAGCTCGCTTCCATCCAGAGCCAGCTACCTGACGATATGGAGGTCACACTCGGACCGGATGCTTCCGGTGTGGGCTGGGCCTATGAGTATGCACTGACCTCCAAGACAAAAACACTCGAAGAGCTGCGTACACTGCAGGATTACTACTACAAGTATGCACTCATGGGTGTGGACGGTGTTTCCGAAGTAGCGACCATCGGCGGGTTCATCCCCACCTACCAGATCACAGTTAACAACGATGCACTGGTGCAGTACAACCTCTCCATTAAAGATGTGGCGCGTACACTCAAGGAGAACAACAACGATACCGGCGGACGTATCGTCATTCAGAACGGTTACGAGTGGATGGTACAGGCCAAAGGGTATATCAAAGACCTCGATGAGATACGCGACCTTGTCATTACCACCAAAGGTGGTGTACCGCTTACCCTGGGTGACATAGGCCGTGTAGAGAAGGTGCCTGCCGCAAGGCGTGGTATGGCTGACCTGAACGGCGAAGGCGAAGTGGTCGGCGGTATCGTCATGCTGCGTTACGGCGAAGATGTATACTCTGCACTTGGACACATCAAAGCCAAGATGAAAGAGCTGAAGGTCGAAGGTGTCGATGTGGTCACCACCTATGACCGTTCAGAACTCATAGGCAAAGCGGTCGATACCCTCAAAGGTACCCTGATCGAAGAGAGTATCATCGTGGTCATCATCATCGGGCTTTTCCTTATGCACCTGCGCTCCTCTCTCATTGTACTTATCGTCCTGCCGCTCACCATCGGACTGACCTTTCTGCTGATGAAGCTGTTCGGCATCGGGTCGAACATCATGAGCCTTGGCGGTATCGCCATTGCCATCGGTGCCATGGTTGATGCCTCCATCGTCATGATAGAGAATGCCCACAAAGCCATACACAAGGAAGAGAAGAGACGGGAACGAAGCCTGACGGACAAAGAGCGCATCGCTGCCATCGTCTCTGCCTCACAGGTAGTGGGCCGTCCCATTTTCTTTGCCCTGGCGCTGGTCGTGGTCTCGTTCCTGCCGATCTTCGCACTCTCCGGGCAGGAAGGACTGCTTTTCTCTCCTCTGGCCTTTACCAAGACCTTTGCCATGACAGCAGGTGCACTGCTTGCCGTGACACTGGTACCCGTACTGATGATCTATTTCGTCAAAGGCAGGATCATCCCCGAATCGAAGAATCCGCTGAACCGCTTCTTTATCTGGCTCTACCACCCTATACTGGTATACGGTTTGAAACTGAAGTATCTTGTCATCGGTATCGCCGCGGCACTGCTTCTTTTGGCCGTACCGCTCTACCAGCAACTCAACTGGGAATTCATGCCGATGCTCGATGAGCAGACAGTCATGTATATGCCTGTCACCCCCTATGGTATCTCAGTCGACCAGAGTAAAGCATTGACACAGAAAACAGACAAGATCATCAAGAGTTTTCCAGAAGTGGCAACGGTCTTTGGTAAAGGAGGACGGGCGAACTCGGCAACGGACCCTGCACCTCTGGGAATGATAGAGACCATCATCACCTTCAAGCCAAAAGATCAGTGGCGGGAAGGTATGACCACCGAAAAGCTGATGGGCGAGATGGACAAGGCACTCCAGATCCCAGGCCTTGTGAATTCCTGGACCTACCCTATCAGGGGGCGTATCGATATGCTGCTTTCGGGTATCAGAACACCACTTGGGATCAAACTCTACGGAAAAGATGCCAAAGGGCTTCAGGAGGTCGCACAGCATATCGAAAGTACGCTGCGTGACCTCAAGAGCACACAGTCTGTCATTTCCGACCAGGCAAGTGCCGGCTTCTTCATCGATATCAATATCGACACGGAAGCCCTGAAACGCTACAACATCAGCAAGTCGGTCATACTCGACTACACCTCTGCTGCCATAGGTGGCAAGAAGATCACGACGATGTACAAAGGTCTGGAGCGTTACCCTATCGCACTGCGTTTCGAAGAGGAAGAGCGCCGCAACCTTGATGAGATACGCAACATCCAGGTCAAAACACCGCTGGGCTTCGTACCGCTCTCCACCTTTGTCAAAGTGGAATACAGACAGAGTGCCTCCGTCATCAAGAGCGAGATGGCCACACCGGTGACCTTCATCTATATCACACCGCAGATCGGTATGTCTGTGGTCACCTACAAAGAGGAAGCGATCAAGGCACTGGAAAAACTCAAACTGCCTGCGGGGTACTACATAGAGTGGGCAGGACAGTCGGAGTATCTCGAGTCGGCGATGAAGAAGATCGTCTGGATCATCCCGACCGTACTGCTGGTGATCCTGGTACTCATCTATTTCGCGCTGGGTTCCATGGTCCCGACACTGATCGTCTTCTTCACCCTGCCGTTCGCGCTGCTTGGAGGCTTCTTCTATGTCGACATACTCGGTTTCAACATGAGTATAGCCATCATCGTCGGTTTCCTGGCACTTCTTGGTGTCGCAGCGGAAACAGCCATCGTCATGATCGTCTACCTCAAAGAAGCCGTGGAAGAGACACAGGCGAAACTGGGTGAGAGATTTGACCTGAATGCACTCAATGCCGCCATCTATGAAGGTGCTGTACAGAGGGTCAGACCAAAACTGATGACCGTCTTCGCTATACTGGCGGGACTTCTGCCCATCATGTATACACATGGCGTGGGTTCCGAAGTCATGCAGCGTATCGCCGCACCGATGATAGGCGGCGTTGTAAGCTCTGCTGTGCTAAGCTTGCTTCTCATACCGATCTTTTATGAGATGTATGAAAAATATAAGTTGAAGAAAAAATAA
- a CDS encoding efflux RND transporter periplasmic adaptor subunit produces MIRTLILGFALFTLSAQAEMKCEAGKCTSGKETTAKKVPQKPDKASNASTEMSAEEHATMLKKEEKEAAGLKASGSSTMTPEEHAKMLKEEEEAKKKDPAKAQEKQNRRVIEQLFNVRTVKVKRLKAAKEQVNYGYIVVEDSRRVDVVAWYEGYVEELYADSLYKKVQKGEALAKVYSPEVYKAKQDYLNSIKFNAQRSAPGMLRGAKEKLRLLNISQKEIEQIRSTEKVDEYTTIYAPISGWIFTKKLNQGSSFKKQQMLFEIVNLEKVWLEAKLFQNELKDLGKLQDFTLRVKGIPGTFKAKKTLLYPKLDPKEATATLRLIVENSDELLKPGMYAKVHASSTAKTQLVIPRTAALRKDGRWYAFLATDFKGEYEPVKIELEPLDNQYFIVKKGLSEGESVVNNALFMMDSDAQINSIY; encoded by the coding sequence ATGATCAGGACACTTATACTTGGCTTTGCACTTTTTACACTCTCGGCACAGGCGGAGATGAAATGTGAAGCAGGAAAATGTACATCAGGAAAGGAAACTACAGCAAAAAAAGTGCCGCAGAAACCTGACAAAGCAAGCAACGCATCCACAGAAATGAGTGCAGAGGAACATGCAACCATGCTGAAAAAGGAAGAAAAAGAAGCTGCCGGACTAAAAGCATCAGGCAGCAGTACCATGACCCCCGAAGAGCATGCAAAAATGCTCAAGGAAGAGGAGGAAGCAAAGAAAAAAGATCCGGCAAAGGCGCAGGAGAAGCAGAACAGACGTGTCATAGAACAGCTTTTCAATGTGAGAACGGTGAAGGTCAAGCGTCTCAAAGCTGCCAAGGAACAGGTCAACTACGGATACATCGTAGTGGAAGACTCCCGCAGGGTCGATGTCGTTGCATGGTATGAAGGATATGTTGAAGAACTGTATGCCGACTCACTCTATAAAAAAGTACAGAAAGGCGAAGCGCTTGCCAAGGTCTACTCCCCTGAAGTCTACAAGGCCAAACAGGATTACCTGAACTCCATCAAGTTCAATGCACAGCGCTCTGCACCCGGTATGCTCAGAGGGGCAAAAGAGAAGCTCAGACTGCTCAATATCAGCCAAAAAGAGATCGAGCAGATCAGAAGCACAGAAAAGGTAGATGAGTACACCACGATCTACGCACCCATCTCGGGATGGATCTTTACCAAGAAACTGAACCAGGGATCAAGTTTCAAAAAACAGCAGATGCTTTTTGAGATCGTCAATCTTGAAAAGGTATGGCTGGAAGCGAAACTCTTTCAGAACGAACTGAAAGACCTTGGAAAACTCCAGGATTTCACGCTCCGTGTCAAAGGTATTCCCGGGACATTCAAAGCAAAGAAGACACTGCTCTACCCCAAACTTGACCCCAAAGAGGCAACAGCCACACTCCGCCTGATAGTAGAGAACAGCGATGAGCTGCTCAAGCCCGGTATGTATGCCAAGGTACATGCTTCAAGCACTGCCAAGACACAACTGGTCATTCCGCGTACGGCCGCTCTGAGGAAAGACGGCAGATGGTATGCCTTCCTTGCAACCGATTTCAAAGGAGAGTATGAACCTGTCAAAATAGAGTTGGAACCTTTGGACAATCAGTACTTCATTGTCAAAAAAGGTCTCTCAGAAGGTGAAAGTGTTGTAAACAATGCCCTCTTCATGATGGACTCGGATGCCCAGATCAACAGTATATATTGA